TTACAATATTATTGAAGCATTTGATCAACCTTGGAAAAGAGTTAGTGAAGGTGCAGTTGGTGGTTATTGGGGGCTTTTTGATGAAAATAGAGCAGATAAAAATGTATTTGCAGGAGATGTATCAAACTTTCCAAATTATCTATATTTAGCTTTTATCTCTTTAGCTTTAGTATTAGTTAACTCTTTAATGCTTAGAAAGAAAAAATTATCGAAAACAAGAATAGTTGCTTTTAGTATAGTAAATACTATTTTTGCACTACTTTTAACTCTTCAAATAGAGCAATACTACATAATTTCAAGAAACCATTTTGAAACTGCTTGGGCAATAATAGTTTTAGGGTTATGTCTATATATTTATAATTTTGTACTTATCAAAATTTTACAAACAACTAAAGATAATTTTATCCCTAAAATTGCTTTTTATCTAGCATCTTTTTTAGTATTTATTATCTCTACAAATTTAGCTTATAATGGAAGATATGAGAATTTTGAGATATATGGATTTATCTTATTAGCTTTAGGATTTATCTATACTTTATTTGGAAAATTTAAAGAGTTACATTTTGGTTTATTTGAAAAAATTTTAGCTTCAGCACTATTAGTAAATGCAGTTATTACTCTATATAATGAGACTATTTTAAATACTTTCTCAAATATTTGGTTTATAATAACTTTAGTTTTTGCTGCTATTTTAATGGTAGGGAAAGAGTCAATTTTAAAAGTAAAAGAGTATATTTTCTTTACTATAATTTTTGCTATTCTTATAACTCTATTTAAAAATGGACTTATCACTAACAATGAACTAGCAACTGCTTGTAATAATGATGGAAGTGGATTATCTTGTGCTTTAAGAAGCTCTATGTGGTCATATATCTATTTTGGATATTTAGGAGTTATTGCTTTAGTTTTTGGTATCTTAAGCCTAATTTTAAATAATAAGAAATTTACAATTTTAGCTCTATTTATAAGTTTATTTGCAACTATTCTTACAAATACTTTCTTAGGAAGTATTGCATTTATACTTGTAAGTTATTCTATTTCAAAACTAATATATAAAAAATAAAAAAAGGAAGATTTTTATCTTCCTTAAAAAATAAATCTAGATTTACATATAAAAGTAACTTAAATTTTAAAGCTCAACTTTTCTTTCAATTTATCCCTACACTTTATCTGACATTTAAATAATCAATAAATAAAGAATTTTTTTTAACTATATATAAATATTATTTTATTCATCATAAAATATTTATATTCTAAATTTATTATTCCCTTTTAAAACTCTAAAACTCTTTTTGGGATTTTTTCTTCTTTATTATCTTGTTTCATTAGTTCTATATATTTTTTATAATTTTCTTTTGCTTTTTCTTTATTATTTTTTCCAAGATAAGCATCTGCTAGATTTAGATATGCAACTGTTCTATTTGGGTATTTTTCTATAATTTTTTCTAAAAGGAAAATAGCTTCTTCATTTGCATTTGCTTGTTGTAGATAATATGCTATATCGTTGTATTGTGTTAAAGTTTTTATTGAAATAGGAATTTCATTTAATATTGCTTCATATCTACTAACTGTTGAAAAATTGTTTCGATTATTATTTTGTATTCTAGTTTTAATTTCATTTAAAGATATATTATTTAGACTATATGTAATCTTACATTTTTCTTCTTTTGACAATAAATCAGGTACTTTTATCTTTAAGTTATTATCATAAATATCAACTAATTTTATATTCTGTTTTACAATACAAATAGATGTTTTTCTATCTGGATCTAAATAATCATCATTGATATAAATAACTTTATCTAAATACAATTCATCTTCTCCAACATAATTTAAAAAATATTCCTCTATATAGTTTCCATTCTGAGACAGAGTAACTATTTTTATCATATTTCCAGATGTTTTTTCTATTTGATAAATATAGTTTCCACCATCTTCAGAAAAATTCCATCCTTTTAAAAATAAATTATAATCCTCTTTTTCTTTTATAAAAAAATATATTTCATTATTTTCATAAGGTTGCCCACTGATTATTTTATCTAAAACCCCATCATTATTTATATCTATATCTATACTAAAATATTCATTCTTATTTGATAACAATTTATTATATAAATCATTTGCATAAACATTTATTGAAAAGATTATAAATAATAATGTAAATATCTTATTTCTTATTATTACATTTTTCATAGTTTAAATATCTTAGTCATTTATCAAAGCATTTTTTGGTATCCAAGCTTTTATCTCTTTATTATCTTTTGTGATATACAAAATATAAATCCAATCTTCTTTTTCTTCCATTATTTCTACAACATCATTTTTTATTAAATACATCTTTGTTTTTGTGTTTTCATTTGGTTCTTTGTATAAGGGTTGTTTTTCAATTTGGATTTTAGATTTTTTATTATATTTACAAAAACTATTAACTTCTAATTTTTCAATTTCAAGATTAGCTTCATAAGGTGCGAAAAAGTCTCCATTTGGTTCTTGTATTAAATCCCATTTTAAACTACAATTATCATTTATTGTAATTTTTACTTTTCCATTTTCTCCGCCAAAATTACTATCAAACGAAAAAATAAAATAGTTATTTTTTAGTTTTGAAGTAAATTCAGCCCCATCAATATGAGTAGTCCATTTATAATAATATTCAAATGTACCTGTTACATTCTTCTCTTTATCAATAGAAATATTCATATTTAATAAGTGATATGGAATATCAATTCTATTAGCTGTATATTCAGACATTGTCCAATTACCAGAAAGTAATAAATTATTATTTGCAAATAAATTTAATACAAATAAAAATATAAATATTAAATGTTTTTTCATTTATTTTAAAATTACTTTTCAATTGGTTCAGATTTTTGTACAAACCATGATTTTAAGAATAATGCTCTTTCCTTTACTAAATGATGAATTGTATCATCTGCATCTCTAGCACGCATAAGCATATACATTGTGCCTTCTTTATCTTGATA
The Aliarcobacter faecis genome window above contains:
- a CDS encoding glycoside hydrolase family 17 protein, with translation MTTRLFLTFLSSLAIMFFWLFLGEKAILKDDSNHFSKLQCVSYAPFGKDESPFLFDKGLILKEENIKKDLELLSKYTNCIRTYSTVGLEAIPKYAKEFNLEMLMGVWVSKDEKQSRDEIDTLKKLASQYPEVIKAIIVGNEVLLRGDLSEKKLTEYILEVKQALPNVRVTYADVWEFWLKHPNMKNITDFVTIHILPYWEDLPMSIEKSINHLADVRVKVEKELGTSDILIGETGWPSEGRAREDAVPSKINQAKYIREFVKLANEKNWNYNIIEAFDQPWKRVSEGAVGGYWGLFDENRADKNVFAGDVSNFPNYLYLAFISLALVLVNSLMLRKKKLSKTRIVAFSIVNTIFALLLTLQIEQYYIISRNHFETAWAIIVLGLCLYIYNFVLIKILQTTKDNFIPKIAFYLASFLVFIISTNLAYNGRYENFEIYGFILLALGFIYTLFGKFKELHFGLFEKILASALLVNAVITLYNETILNTFSNIWFIITLVFAAILMVGKESILKVKEYIFFTIIFAILITLFKNGLITNNELATACNNDGSGLSCALRSSMWSYIYFGYLGVIALVFGILSLILNNKKFTILALFISLFATILTNTFLGSIAFILVSYSISKLIYKK
- a CDS encoding tetratricopeptide repeat protein; this translates as MKNVIIRNKIFTLLFIIFSINVYANDLYNKLLSNKNEYFSIDIDINNDGVLDKIISGQPYENNEIYFFIKEKEDYNLFLKGWNFSEDGGNYIYQIEKTSGNMIKIVTLSQNGNYIEEYFLNYVGEDELYLDKVIYINDDYLDPDRKTSICIVKQNIKLVDIYDNNLKIKVPDLLSKEEKCKITYSLNNISLNEIKTRIQNNNRNNFSTVSRYEAILNEIPISIKTLTQYNDIAYYLQQANANEEAIFLLEKIIEKYPNRTVAYLNLADAYLGKNNKEKAKENYKKYIELMKQDNKEEKIPKRVLEF